The segment TGATTGTGAGATTGATATACATTCTCTCTTTACTGACCTGATGAAAATTGCTATTATCTGTATGTTAAATATGATAATGATAATTATAGTCATATAATTCATTGTTTCTTCATTTTTTATTAATCATTATTTATTGTGTGAGGTTTATTATGATTAAACGTAAAATGACCAGTGCTTTTGCAGTGGCAGCCATGATGAGTGTGGCTACAGCGTTTGCTGTTAATCCATTTTCCGATGTTCCGTCCGATAGCTGGGCATACCAAGCAGTAGATCAATTGGCTACAGCTGGTATTATCAATGGTTATCCTGATGGTACTTTTAAAGGCCAAAATAACATTACTCGTTACGAAATGGCTCAAATGATTGCGAAAGGCATGGCTAATCAAGATCGTGCTAATGCAGAACAACAAGCTATGTTGAACCGCTTGGCTGACGAATTTTCCAATGAATTGAATACACTTGGTGTGCGTGTAGCTAAATTGGAAGACCGTGTAGGCAATGTAAAGGTTACTGGTGATGCTCGTATCAACTACATCGGTAAAGAGGGGATCGATGGTTATGATTACGAAGATAAACTTACAGCCCGTGTACGTTTAGGCTTAGATGCAAAGGTTAATAAAAATACATCTGTAAAAGCTCGTATTACAACAGGCTCTATTGAACTAGGTGATAGTTCTAAAGATGCTCAAGCTAATTGGGATTTAGCATATGTAGAGCATAAATTCGGTAAAAATGTTGTAGTTGATGCTGGTCGTTATACCCAAAAATTTGGTGGTGGCTTGATTTATAGCTCTAACTTTGATGGTGTAGGCGCTACAGCGAAGCTAGGTGATAAAGTTACATTAAATGGTGCATATGGTTATATGACAGCAGGCCGTTTTGCTAAGACTAGTAAAGATGATAATGGTGATGTAGGTCTTATTAATGCCCATGTAGCTGTTAATGATCACTTTAGCTTTGGCGGTATGTTTGCTCATGTAGGTACAACAAATGTACGTATGGGTAATGGCAAGAAAAATAACGAATTCGATAATGTATATGGCTTTAATGCTAAATATAATGTTGGTAAATTCGGTATTGATGGCGAGTGGGTAAAAGCATCTGGCTTGAGTGATTCCGATGTTTGGAACGTAGGCGTTAAATGGGGCGATTATAAAATTAACAAGAAAAACTCTTGGGATATCCGCTTAGATTACTTTGATCAAGCTAAAAATGCACCTGTATTTAAAACGCAAAAATATGAATCTAATGACTTATTAAAGAAAACACGGTATGAAGGTTATAAAGCATGGCAATTAGGTGCATCTTACGCACCAGAGAAAAATATTGGTATTAATGCATACTATGGCTTCCATGCGAAAACACAAGATGGTAACCGTGTAAATGATTTCTACCGTGCAGACCTCAACTTCAAATTCTAGTTCTAATTTTAGGATGGATCTGGATTTAATAACTAATTAGTTTTAAGTTCTAAGTAGAATGCTATGTGGATTGAAATTGTTAGCATGCTACATTAGGCCAACTAGATATATACTGGTAGTTTGTATAAGAAATAGTGAGGTTTATATGGTAGAAGTAGTAAAAAAACAGTTTAAGAGTAAATACCATATTTTAATATGGATTGCGGTTTTATCCCTAATATTTATGGGAATGGTAGAATATGGTTATGTAACAGGCGGTAGATCATTTGGTAACTGGAAGGTTCACTTAGGTCTTATTCCTTATGTTGCATGGCTTGTATTAACATATATTGCAACAAGACCAAAATGGTTTATCAAACGATATAATCCAAAAGAAATGTTTGAAGTTCATCGCATCGTAGGTATCGTTAGTGTTGTTCTTGTATGTGCACATTGGTATGTATACTTCTTGAAAGCATTGAAGTCCTTCTTAGGATTCTGGGGCGGTTATATCTCCCTTGGAGCCATGTTTATTGCTCTTATCTTTGCCGTATTGTACTTAACGCCTTGGGTAGGCAATATGGCAAAATCTGTATCTCGTAAAAAAGCAATCTGGATTCATCGTTTGAACCTTATTGCTATCATTGCAGCAAATATTCATGTTCATGGTTTTGGACGTTTGTCTAAAATGGTACCATTCTTACCTGTATTTGATGTAGTGACGTATGCACTTGTTATTTACTACATCTATTGGATGTTCAAACAAAAATAAATGATGTATACGTACTTTTATTCTTATAAAAGTCGTATAATCATAGAACTAAAAAGAGACCATCTCTACCCTTTATATGTGGAAGAGATGGTCTTTTTTTATTCTTTACGATACAATAGGAGTATACGTATATACTTTACGGATTTGTGTAAGTATATGCTGTTTGTTATTGTGAGGGTTAGGGTAAATTAGTATTATAAACATTTATTATGTTTTAGCTTATTTTTAGACATTATTAATATGTATATATTACCTTTCTAGATAATCTCAAATAAGAAAGAAGGGCATTATGGATTCTTCTTGGAAACGAATTATATACCTAATTTGTACCATACAGGTTGGTGGCGGTATAACCATTATAGGGGTGGTTTCGTTTATTCCTTTGTTTTTGGCTGAACTAGGACTTCATGATCAAGGACAGGCGGCTATGTGGGCAGGGATTGTATCTGGGGTTACGCCTTTAATGGTAGCACTTAGTGCACCTTATTGGTCTCGTAAGGCAAATCAATGGGGCCCTCGTAAGGTAATGATGCTCATTTTGTTTATTCTGATGATTACTGTTGGAGCTTGTGCTTTTACACAGACGCCAATGCAATTATTGATTCTACGTATTTTGCAAGGTGTTGTGGGTGGTTATGTGCCGATAGGATTAGCTATTATTGTCCTTATAACACCTGAGAATAAAGTGCCTTGGGCAATGGGCTTATACCAAGCGTCTATGGTTATGGGCCTCGTCTTTGGACCGCTCATGGGTGGCCTTGTGGCCGACTTCTTAGGTTATCGTGCACCATTTTTGGTATTTTCTGCATTGACTGGGATTTGTATGTTAGGGATTTATTTCTTAATGCCCAATTTACAGTTCAAACATAAGGTGGATGAAAGTGTATCAGAAATTTCGCTGATTAAATATTTTTTATCTATACCTCGTGTACGTCTCCTTGTAGGAATGCTATTCTTGTGTAATTTTGGTATTACAGGTATAGGTCCTATTTTACCGTTATATATTAAGCACTATATGCATATGACTGACGAGTTTGTGGCGACTATTGTTGGTATTATTATCTTCGGTGCTGGTGTATTCAGTGCCTTAGCATCCATTTCAATCGGTAAGGTAACACAACGATTGACCATGCCTCGTATTATCTTTACTGCTACATGGGCAGTGGGCTCCTTATTTATTTTGCAATACTTAATGCCTAGTATATGGGGACTAGGCATATTCCGTGCTATAGCCGGATTCTTTATGGGCTTTATTACGCCCATTGCAAATACGCTGATATCCAAGGCCGTCCCTATTGAGCGACGAGGCATCGTCTTTGGCGCCGTATCTAGCGTAGCTATGATGGGTAATGTATTAGGCCCTGTTATAAGTGGTGTTATTGCTCGCGCCTTTGGATATGGTGCTGTGTTCTGGTCTACGGCGACAATATTCTTTGTGGCGTCCTGGTTTGTATATCGTAATTTAGTTATGTCTCGTGAAAGCAGTTCATCATAGTGAATCTACTTTCAATGAAATATAATAGTTGTAGTTGTAGTTGTAGTTGTAGTTGTAGTTGTAGTTGTAGAGAAACATATTATGTGAGTAGCAAATACCAATGAGAGGGGTTGGTGTATGTTGTGTAGTGGGCTAGTAGATAGAGTAAGGCTACTAATTATAAGAGAGATGAGAGTGTATCGTTATGTTGTTGAAACAATTAGAGTATTTTGTGTGTGTAGTTGATAATAATAGTTTTACTCAAGCTGCGACAGAGCAGTATGTGTCTCAATCTGCTATTTCACAACAAATTAAAGCCCTTGAAACGAGTTTAGGCGTGGAGCTGATGGTACGAGAAAAACGAAGCTTTCACCTAACACCAGCGGGGCAATATTTATATCGATCTGGTAAAAAATTACTAGAACGCTTTCACGCTATTAAGGTAGAAACAACCCGCATTGGTACAGATGCACGTGTTAGCTTACGAATTGGCTATTTAAATCGCTATAGTGGGATGGCTATGCAGCAAACGGTCATTCGCATGGCTAAACGCTATAAAAACCTAGATATCCGCATGTATAGTGGCAGCCATGAGGAACTATATGGCATGTTAGATGATCGTCGTGTGGATGTAATATTTAATGATCAGTGGCAGATTTTATCTGATGATTATGAAAGTTTTTTGATTGATAAGGCGATCACCATAATTGAGGTGCCACAAGGTTATACAAAGGAAGGTAGCGTCGAAATTAAAACTATTGATGACTTACCACTTATCTTAGTTTGTCGCGGTAAGTATACGCTAGCTGAGGAAGAACATTATCGTAAGGCCATTGGTTATGCCGGTGCCTTTGCATATGCTCGTACATTAGAGGAGGCGCGCTATTTAGTAGCAGGTCAACAAGGACTATTGCTGCT is part of the Veillonella nakazawae genome and harbors:
- a CDS encoding LysR family transcriptional regulator, with product MLLKQLEYFVCVVDNNSFTQAATEQYVSQSAISQQIKALETSLGVELMVREKRSFHLTPAGQYLYRSGKKLLERFHAIKVETTRIGTDARVSLRIGYLNRYSGMAMQQTVIRMAKRYKNLDIRMYSGSHEELYGMLDDRRVDVIFNDQWQILSDDYESFLIDKAITIIEVPQGYTKEGSVEIKTIDDLPLILVCRGKYTLAEEEHYRKAIGYAGAFAYARTLEEARYLVAGQQGLLLLDRFKYLTDSMPGIERKVLTNHGKSMERNYYFVSQQNQNNTYVEAFRDMFRQVLSEF
- a CDS encoding MFS transporter, with translation MDSSWKRIIYLICTIQVGGGITIIGVVSFIPLFLAELGLHDQGQAAMWAGIVSGVTPLMVALSAPYWSRKANQWGPRKVMMLILFILMITVGACAFTQTPMQLLILRILQGVVGGYVPIGLAIIVLITPENKVPWAMGLYQASMVMGLVFGPLMGGLVADFLGYRAPFLVFSALTGICMLGIYFLMPNLQFKHKVDESVSEISLIKYFLSIPRVRLLVGMLFLCNFGITGIGPILPLYIKHYMHMTDEFVATIVGIIIFGAGVFSALASISIGKVTQRLTMPRIIFTATWAVGSLFILQYLMPSIWGLGIFRAIAGFFMGFITPIANTLISKAVPIERRGIVFGAVSSVAMMGNVLGPVISGVIARAFGYGAVFWSTATIFFVASWFVYRNLVMSRESSSS
- a CDS encoding putative porin, producing MIKRKMTSAFAVAAMMSVATAFAVNPFSDVPSDSWAYQAVDQLATAGIINGYPDGTFKGQNNITRYEMAQMIAKGMANQDRANAEQQAMLNRLADEFSNELNTLGVRVAKLEDRVGNVKVTGDARINYIGKEGIDGYDYEDKLTARVRLGLDAKVNKNTSVKARITTGSIELGDSSKDAQANWDLAYVEHKFGKNVVVDAGRYTQKFGGGLIYSSNFDGVGATAKLGDKVTLNGAYGYMTAGRFAKTSKDDNGDVGLINAHVAVNDHFSFGGMFAHVGTTNVRMGNGKKNNEFDNVYGFNAKYNVGKFGIDGEWVKASGLSDSDVWNVGVKWGDYKINKKNSWDIRLDYFDQAKNAPVFKTQKYESNDLLKKTRYEGYKAWQLGASYAPEKNIGINAYYGFHAKTQDGNRVNDFYRADLNFKF